Proteins co-encoded in one Hymenobacter swuensis DY53 genomic window:
- the kaiC gene encoding circadian clock protein KaiC, with protein MQDIIASSAAARPQLPKAPTGIDGLDEITEGGLPLGRPTLVCGSAGCGKTLMGVEFLVRGILNHDEPGVLMAFEETADELAANVTSLGFDLKALQAAGKLKLDHVHVDRSEIEETGEYDLEGLFIRLGYAIDSIGAKRVVFDTIEALFSGFPNQAVLRSEIRRLFRWLKDKGVTTIITAERGEGSLTRQGLEEYVSDCVILLDNRVIDQITTRRLRIVKYRGSTHGTNEYPYLITEDGISVVPVTSLKLAHEVSDEIVSSGVPALDDMFGRRGFFQGSSVLITGTAGTAKTTLAAAFAAAICRQGKRCLFFAFEESPRQLVRNMRSVGLDLEPYQQQGLLYIESSRPTLNGLEKHLVTLHKLITEQKPAAVVIDPISNLITVGNIAEVRSMLTRLIDFLKVHNVTALFTSLISGRNVQQEMTEEGVSSLVDTWLSVRDLEGIGERNRGISILKSRGMSHSNQVREFIVTDNGICLLDVVVGPTGIVTGASRLTQQLQEETLALAARQELERKDREIERKRRVLEATITNLRTEFESVEEELRQINQEELLRQQTRTTNRQQIAASNGATSATSPPHA; from the coding sequence ATGCAGGATATAATAGCTTCTTCGGCCGCTGCGCGCCCCCAGTTACCCAAGGCTCCCACGGGCATTGATGGGCTGGATGAAATTACCGAAGGAGGACTGCCCTTGGGTCGTCCCACGCTGGTCTGCGGCAGCGCGGGCTGCGGCAAAACCCTCATGGGCGTGGAGTTTCTGGTGCGCGGCATCCTTAACCACGACGAGCCCGGCGTACTGATGGCCTTCGAGGAAACCGCTGACGAACTGGCAGCCAACGTCACGTCTCTGGGCTTCGACCTCAAAGCGTTGCAGGCCGCTGGCAAGCTCAAGCTCGACCATGTCCACGTTGACCGCTCCGAAATTGAGGAAACCGGCGAGTACGATCTGGAAGGCCTGTTTATCCGGTTAGGCTACGCCATTGACTCCATTGGGGCCAAGCGCGTGGTGTTCGATACTATTGAGGCCCTGTTCTCGGGCTTTCCGAATCAGGCCGTGCTACGCTCCGAAATCCGCCGGCTGTTCCGCTGGCTCAAGGACAAAGGTGTAACCACCATCATCACGGCCGAACGGGGCGAAGGTTCCCTCACCCGCCAGGGCCTGGAAGAATACGTGTCGGACTGCGTGATTCTGCTGGATAACCGCGTGATTGACCAGATTACCACCCGTCGGCTGCGCATCGTGAAGTACCGCGGTAGCACCCACGGCACCAATGAATACCCCTACCTCATCACCGAGGACGGCATTTCGGTGGTACCCGTCACTTCCCTGAAGCTGGCCCACGAGGTATCCGATGAAATCGTGTCCTCCGGCGTGCCGGCCCTGGATGATATGTTCGGGCGGCGCGGCTTCTTCCAGGGCAGCAGCGTACTGATTACCGGCACGGCGGGCACGGCCAAAACCACGCTGGCGGCTGCTTTTGCCGCCGCCATCTGCCGTCAGGGGAAGAGGTGCCTGTTCTTCGCCTTTGAGGAGTCGCCCCGACAGCTGGTGCGCAACATGCGTTCCGTGGGGCTTGATCTGGAGCCGTATCAGCAGCAAGGGTTGTTGTACATCGAATCGTCGCGGCCGACGCTGAACGGACTGGAAAAGCACCTGGTCACGCTGCACAAGCTCATTACCGAGCAAAAGCCGGCGGCCGTTGTCATCGACCCCATCAGCAACCTGATTACGGTGGGCAACATTGCCGAAGTGCGGAGCATGCTCACCCGCCTCATCGACTTTTTGAAAGTCCACAACGTCACGGCGCTGTTCACGTCCCTCATCAGCGGTCGGAACGTGCAGCAGGAAATGACTGAGGAGGGTGTTTCCTCATTGGTGGACACTTGGCTCAGTGTGCGCGACCTGGAAGGCATCGGGGAGCGGAACCGGGGTATCAGCATCCTCAAATCCCGGGGCATGAGCCACTCCAACCAAGTGCGGGAGTTTATTGTCACGGATAACGGAATCTGCCTCCTGGACGTGGTGGTGGGGCCAACGGGCATTGTTACGGGGGCCAGCCGGCTCACCCAGCAGCTGCAGGAAGAAACCCTGGCCCTGGCTGCCCGTCAGGAGTTAGAGCGTAAAGACCGGGAAATCGAGCGTAAGCGCCGGGTGCTGGAGGCAACCATTACCAACCTGCGCACCGAGTTTGAATCGGTGGAGGAGGAGTTGCGCCAGATCAACCAGGAAGAACTCCTCCGTCAGCAAACCCGCACTACCAACCGGCAGCAAATTGCGGCCTCCAATGGTGCCACCTCGGCCACTTCTCCTCCTCACGCGTAA
- the gldG gene encoding gliding motility-associated ABC transporter substrate-binding protein GldG has protein sequence MSTEQQPSANSHQLTANSASAKKRDLTRFGAVLLGLLLLNFLGGLYFFRLDLTEEKRYTMSAATQTLLSGLKQPVTVTVYLDGDFPPAFRRLQQSVRETLNEMQLHSGSNLHYVFVDPSAAGTEKARNDYYQTLFKKGLSPTNLGANENGKRVEKIIFPWAVVSAGGKEQNVLLLRGNQAAPSDVRLNQSIEGLEYELASAIRKLSPGQRKRIGVVEGHGELTNVEAGDLIGSLSQYYDVFRVNLAQSRPEALQTLSAIIVAKPAGAYTEPEKFKLDQFITRGGNALFFVDAMRVNLDSASRGGMLAFPQSHNLDDLLFKYGVRVNPDLLLDLNSGVIPLVTGMTGNKPKVEPMPWQFYPLINKFSPHPITRNLDAVYTKFVSSMDTVKAAGIRKTPLLFTSRYTRVLPSPVPVNLNDARLEPNPKLYTSQFKPVGYLLEGQFGSLYANRAEPGTTNFQPATPAGAKPAKVLVVSDGDFVRNEVDPKTNRPFRLGFDRLASTEFANRELLLNAVDYMLDESGLIAVRGKQITLRPLDKLQVVEERRRWQLLNLGVPLVLLALFGAVRAWRRKRRYARF, from the coding sequence GTGAGTACAGAACAACAGCCATCAGCTAACAGCCATCAGCTAACAGCTAATTCGGCATCAGCTAAAAAACGCGACCTGACGCGCTTCGGGGCGGTGCTGCTGGGGCTGCTGCTGCTCAACTTCCTCGGGGGGCTGTACTTCTTCCGCCTCGACCTCACGGAGGAAAAGCGCTACACTATGTCGGCGGCCACTCAGACGCTGCTTTCTGGACTTAAGCAGCCGGTTACCGTAACGGTGTACCTGGATGGCGACTTCCCGCCGGCCTTCCGGCGGCTGCAGCAGTCGGTGCGCGAAACGCTGAACGAAATGCAGCTGCACAGCGGCTCCAACCTGCACTATGTGTTCGTAGACCCCTCGGCGGCCGGCACCGAGAAGGCCCGCAACGACTATTACCAGACGCTGTTCAAGAAGGGCCTGAGCCCCACCAATCTGGGGGCCAACGAGAACGGCAAGCGCGTGGAGAAAATCATCTTCCCCTGGGCCGTGGTATCGGCCGGCGGCAAAGAGCAGAACGTGCTGCTGCTGCGCGGTAACCAGGCCGCCCCCTCCGATGTGCGCCTCAACCAGAGCATCGAAGGGCTGGAGTACGAGCTGGCCTCGGCCATCCGCAAGCTCAGCCCCGGCCAGCGCAAGCGCATTGGGGTAGTGGAAGGCCACGGCGAGCTGACCAACGTGGAAGCCGGCGACCTGATTGGCTCCCTGAGCCAATACTATGACGTGTTCCGGGTGAACCTGGCCCAGTCGCGGCCCGAGGCGCTGCAGACGCTCAGCGCCATCATCGTGGCCAAGCCGGCCGGGGCATACACCGAGCCCGAGAAGTTCAAGCTCGACCAGTTTATCACCCGAGGCGGTAACGCGCTGTTCTTCGTGGATGCTATGCGCGTGAACCTCGACAGCGCCAGCCGGGGCGGCATGCTGGCCTTCCCCCAGTCGCATAACCTGGATGACCTGCTGTTCAAGTACGGCGTGCGCGTGAACCCTGATCTGCTGCTCGACCTCAACTCCGGCGTAATTCCGCTGGTAACGGGTATGACCGGTAACAAGCCCAAGGTGGAGCCCATGCCCTGGCAGTTCTACCCGCTCATCAACAAGTTTAGCCCGCACCCCATCACCCGTAACCTCGATGCGGTGTACACCAAATTCGTGAGCAGCATGGACACGGTGAAGGCCGCCGGCATCCGCAAAACGCCGCTGCTGTTTACCTCGCGCTACACCCGGGTGCTGCCTTCTCCCGTGCCCGTGAACCTGAACGACGCCCGTCTGGAGCCCAACCCCAAGCTCTACACTTCGCAATTCAAGCCCGTAGGCTACCTGCTCGAGGGCCAGTTCGGCTCCCTCTACGCCAACCGCGCCGAGCCCGGCACCACCAACTTTCAGCCCGCCACGCCCGCCGGGGCCAAGCCCGCCAAAGTGCTAGTGGTATCGGATGGTGACTTTGTGCGCAATGAGGTGGACCCCAAAACCAACCGGCCCTTCCGCCTGGGCTTTGACCGCCTCGCCAGCACCGAGTTTGCCAACCGCGAGCTGCTGCTCAATGCCGTGGACTACATGCTCGACGAATCGGGCCTGATTGCCGTGCGCGGCAAGCAAATCACCCTGCGCCCCCTCGATAAGCTGCAGGTAGTGGAGGAACGCCGCCGCTGGCAGCTGCTGAACCTGGGCGTGCCGCTCGTGCTGCTGGCCCTATTCGGAGCCGTGCGCGCCTGGCGGCGGAAACGGCGGTACGCCCGGTTTTAA
- the gldF gene encoding gliding motility-associated ABC transporter permease subunit GldF: MLAILRKEFNSFLNSPVAYVVLGVFLVATGLFVWVFPDSSVLDYGFADLQTLFNIAPWIFLFLIPGLTMRTFAEEKKAGTMELLLTRPLTDGQIIGGKYLACLLLALLALVPTLLYYYSVYQLGNPAGNIDSAATVGSYLGLALLAAVFAAIGVLASALTRDQIVAFLAAVVGCFLVYSGFDSLASVFDGGLAYYIGQLGIAAHYRDLAKGLIDSRDLLYFLSLIVGCLLATRLVLQSRNW; this comes from the coding sequence ATGCTCGCAATACTTCGCAAAGAATTCAACAGCTTCCTGAACTCGCCCGTGGCCTACGTGGTGCTGGGGGTGTTTCTGGTGGCTACCGGCCTGTTCGTGTGGGTGTTTCCGGATAGCTCGGTGCTCGACTACGGGTTTGCCGATTTGCAGACGCTGTTCAACATTGCCCCCTGGATTTTCCTGTTCCTGATTCCGGGCCTCACCATGCGCACATTTGCCGAGGAAAAGAAGGCCGGGACCATGGAGTTGTTGCTCACCCGCCCGCTCACCGACGGCCAGATTATCGGGGGCAAGTATCTGGCCTGCCTGCTGCTGGCGTTGCTGGCCCTGGTGCCCACGCTGCTCTACTACTACTCGGTGTACCAGCTGGGCAACCCTGCCGGCAACATCGATTCGGCCGCGACGGTGGGCTCCTACCTGGGGCTGGCGCTGCTGGCAGCCGTGTTTGCCGCCATCGGGGTGCTGGCCTCAGCCCTGACGCGGGACCAGATTGTGGCCTTTTTGGCGGCCGTGGTGGGGTGCTTTCTGGTGTACTCCGGCTTCGATTCGCTGGCTTCAGTGTTTGATGGCGGCCTGGCCTACTATATCGGGCAGTTGGGCATTGCCGCCCACTACCGCGACTTGGCCAAAGGCCTCATCGACTCCCGCGACCTGCTGTACTTCTTGAGCCTGATTGTCGGCTGCCTGCTGGCCACGCGCCTGGTGCTGCAAAGCCGTAACTGGTAA
- the gldA gene encoding gliding motility-associated ABC transporter ATP-binding subunit GldA has translation MVEVQNLTKTFGPQTAVDNISFSVGKGEILGFLGPNGAGKSTTMKIATGYLPPSAGTVVVDGFDVQTAPLEVRRRVGYLPEHNPLYLDMYVHEYLEFIGSVHGLGGSALRQRVRQLVDRVGLGREQNKQIGALSKGYRQRVGLAQALIHDPGVLILDEPTTGLDPNQIGEIRSLIRELGQDKTVIFSTHILPEVEALCSRAVIINRGRLVADSPVSELGARAAGETIIRAEFEQAIDVAPLRALPGVLAVEAETGHTYRIRARAGADQRGAISRLAAAQGWVLLGLRQEEQSLEQVFQELTK, from the coding sequence ATGGTAGAAGTCCAGAATCTTACGAAAACCTTCGGTCCGCAGACTGCCGTGGATAACATCAGCTTCTCGGTAGGGAAGGGCGAAATCCTGGGGTTTCTGGGGCCGAACGGGGCCGGTAAGTCCACCACCATGAAAATTGCCACTGGCTACTTGCCGCCCTCGGCCGGTACGGTGGTGGTGGATGGCTTCGACGTGCAGACGGCTCCGCTGGAGGTGCGTCGCCGGGTGGGCTACCTGCCCGAGCATAACCCGCTGTACCTGGATATGTACGTGCACGAGTACCTCGAATTTATCGGTTCGGTGCACGGGCTGGGCGGCAGCGCGCTGCGCCAGCGGGTGCGCCAGTTGGTGGACCGGGTGGGGCTGGGGCGTGAGCAGAACAAGCAGATCGGGGCCCTCTCGAAAGGCTACCGCCAGCGCGTGGGGCTGGCCCAGGCCCTCATTCACGACCCCGGCGTGCTCATCCTCGACGAGCCCACCACCGGCCTCGACCCGAACCAGATCGGCGAAATTCGCAGCCTGATCCGGGAACTGGGCCAGGATAAAACGGTCATCTTCAGCACCCATATTCTGCCCGAGGTGGAAGCCTTGTGCAGCCGGGCCGTCATCATCAACCGGGGCCGCCTCGTGGCCGACTCCCCCGTTTCGGAGCTAGGTGCCCGCGCCGCCGGCGAAACCATCATCCGTGCCGAGTTCGAGCAGGCCATTGACGTGGCCCCGCTGCGGGCGTTGCCGGGCGTGCTGGCTGTGGAGGCCGAAACCGGCCACACCTACCGCATCCGGGCCCGCGCCGGCGCCGACCAGCGCGGGGCCATTTCGCGCCTGGCCGCCGCCCAAGGCTGGGTGCTGCTGGGCCTGCGCCAGGAAGAACAGAGCTTGGAGCAGGTGTTCCAGGAACTGACCAAATGA
- a CDS encoding SDR family oxidoreductase, whose product MDLSGKVAIITGVSKGIGRATVELLLARGMQVAGWGRTAPADFQHPRFHFIECDIRQEAEVQKAYQATEKALDKEVHVLVNNAGLGNFGPIDGFSSEQWHEMFDTNVHGLFYCTRAVLPAMKRQQLGHIINVASLAGTAGTANLAGYCATKYAVRGFSDALFKEVRPQGVRVTCVMPGSVETNFGGKEPGQEPDPHKMQPEDIAAAIVHALEAPQTVMISELQMRPTQVK is encoded by the coding sequence ATGGACCTCAGCGGCAAGGTAGCCATTATCACAGGCGTCAGCAAAGGCATCGGGCGAGCCACCGTGGAACTGCTGCTGGCCCGCGGCATGCAGGTAGCCGGCTGGGGTCGCACCGCACCCGCCGACTTCCAGCATCCGCGCTTTCACTTCATCGAGTGTGATATCCGGCAGGAAGCCGAGGTGCAGAAGGCGTATCAGGCCACCGAAAAGGCGTTGGACAAGGAAGTTCACGTGCTGGTAAATAACGCCGGCCTCGGCAATTTCGGCCCCATTGATGGGTTTTCGTCGGAGCAGTGGCACGAAATGTTCGACACCAACGTACACGGCCTGTTCTACTGCACCCGCGCCGTACTGCCGGCCATGAAGCGGCAGCAGTTGGGCCACATCATCAACGTGGCGTCTTTGGCCGGTACGGCAGGCACGGCCAATCTGGCCGGCTACTGCGCCACCAAGTACGCCGTGCGCGGTTTCTCCGATGCGCTGTTCAAGGAAGTACGTCCGCAAGGCGTGCGCGTGACCTGCGTAATGCCCGGCTCGGTGGAAACCAACTTCGGCGGGAAGGAGCCTGGCCAGGAGCCCGACCCGCATAAAATGCAGCCCGAAGACATTGCCGCCGCCATTGTACACGCCCTGGAAGCCCCGCAGACCGTTATGATTTCGGAACTGCAAATGCGCCCGACGCAGGTGAAATGA
- a CDS encoding head GIN domain-containing protein produces the protein MVWSELKVQVSCSRWLLRGAAGLGLLGLLPGCSKENEAGCFTSTGNIVTERRSLPPFQVLTAYDNVQVTLVQDAESYAEVRAGKNLQDDIRLEVQDDQLIIRNTSRCNWVRRYDTPREVTLHVPHLTSIFLRGQADIRTDRLFEQDTIFAHLIGSGDFHLALNSQYVGLSQYELGDIYLSGTTQELHHTLGGSGSLYASDFSLQDVYLQTNASSSGNARLRVGQLLAGTHAGIGTVFYALQPRLEMKVTGKGKLVVE, from the coding sequence ATGGTGTGGTCAGAATTGAAGGTGCAAGTTAGCTGCTCCCGGTGGCTTTTACGCGGCGCGGCCGGCCTGGGTCTGCTGGGGCTGCTGCCGGGCTGCAGCAAGGAAAACGAGGCCGGCTGCTTCACCAGCACCGGCAACATCGTTACGGAACGCCGCAGCCTCCCTCCTTTTCAGGTCCTGACGGCCTACGATAACGTGCAGGTAACACTGGTGCAGGACGCGGAATCTTACGCCGAAGTGCGGGCCGGCAAAAATCTCCAGGACGATATCCGGCTGGAAGTACAAGACGACCAGCTTATTATCCGCAATACCAGCCGCTGTAACTGGGTGCGCCGCTACGATACGCCCCGCGAAGTCACGCTACACGTCCCGCACCTCACCAGTATCTTTCTGCGCGGGCAGGCCGATATCCGCACCGATAGGCTGTTTGAGCAGGATACTATTTTCGCGCACCTTATCGGTTCCGGCGACTTTCACCTGGCCTTAAACAGCCAGTATGTAGGCCTGAGCCAATACGAGTTGGGCGACATCTACCTCAGCGGCACCACCCAGGAACTGCACCACACACTGGGCGGTAGCGGCAGCCTGTACGCCTCTGATTTCTCCTTGCAGGACGTGTACCTGCAAACTAACGCCAGCAGCAGCGGCAATGCCCGTCTGCGTGTGGGCCAACTGTTGGCTGGTACCCACGCCGGCATCGGCACCGTGTTTTACGCTCTGCAGCCGCGGCTCGAAATGAAGGTTACGGGGAAGGGGAAATTGGTGGTGGAGTAA
- a CDS encoding SDR family oxidoreductase — protein sequence MQKNIVVTGGTKGIGRALVMRFLRAGYPVATCARSAADLQALQAAATEQVAGAILHTFVADLSKRAETVLFTEFVRGLGPVEVLINNAGSFIPGRLQDEPLDGTQLRQMLDVNLLSAYDVTQALLPGLLVQRSGYIFNICSTASITAYPNGGSYGIAKHALLGFTRNLREELKDAGIRVTAVLPGATLTASWEGVDLPAERFIRAEDVADTIFGSFSLSPQAVIEELLIRPQLGDI from the coding sequence ATGCAAAAAAATATCGTTGTTACAGGCGGCACCAAAGGAATCGGACGGGCCCTGGTGATGCGCTTTCTGCGGGCGGGCTATCCGGTAGCTACCTGTGCCCGCTCCGCCGCCGACCTGCAGGCTTTGCAAGCGGCTGCCACGGAGCAGGTTGCAGGGGCCATACTGCACACCTTCGTTGCTGACCTAAGCAAGCGCGCGGAAACGGTTTTGTTTACGGAGTTCGTGCGCGGCCTGGGGCCGGTGGAGGTGCTTATCAATAATGCGGGCTCCTTCATTCCGGGGCGGCTGCAGGACGAGCCGTTGGATGGTACCCAACTGCGGCAGATGCTGGATGTGAATTTGCTGAGTGCCTACGACGTGACTCAGGCCCTGCTGCCGGGGTTGCTGGTGCAGCGCAGCGGCTACATCTTCAACATATGCTCCACGGCCAGCATTACAGCATACCCCAACGGCGGTTCCTACGGCATTGCCAAGCACGCGCTGCTGGGCTTTACCCGTAACCTGCGCGAGGAGCTGAAAGACGCCGGCATCCGGGTAACGGCCGTGCTGCCAGGGGCCACCCTCACGGCCAGTTGGGAAGGAGTGGACCTGCCCGCCGAGCGGTTCATCCGGGCCGAGGACGTGGCCGATACCATTTTCGGGTCGTTTTCCCTCTCGCCGCAGGCCGTGATAGAGGAGCTGCTGATCCGGCCGCAGTTGGGCGATATTTAG
- a CDS encoding MlaE family ABC transporter permease codes for MVKSFGEFLLFIQSMLTRKERLAVLWQRTMDECVTIGINSIFIVAIVSAFIGAVTCVQIAYNLTNPLIPKSTIGYMVREMTILELAPTITSIVLAGKVGSSIAGGLGTMRITEQVSALEVMGINSASYLVLPRILASMLMFPLLVILAMALSIIGGYLAGSLTGALSAQEYIEGIRTDFIPYNIVFALIKSVVFAFLVSAISSFKGFFTQGGALEVGNASTTAVNNSIIAILVADFALAALLL; via the coding sequence ATGGTCAAATCATTCGGTGAATTTCTGCTCTTTATTCAGAGCATGCTCACGCGGAAAGAGCGCCTGGCGGTGTTATGGCAGCGCACCATGGATGAGTGCGTAACCATTGGCATCAACTCCATCTTCATTGTTGCCATCGTATCGGCCTTTATTGGGGCGGTAACCTGCGTTCAGATTGCGTACAACCTCACCAACCCGCTCATTCCTAAAAGCACCATCGGGTACATGGTGCGCGAAATGACCATTCTGGAGCTGGCCCCTACTATTACCAGCATCGTACTGGCGGGCAAAGTGGGCTCCAGCATTGCGGGCGGCCTGGGCACCATGCGCATCACCGAGCAGGTATCGGCCCTGGAGGTAATGGGTATTAATTCGGCATCCTACCTGGTATTACCGCGCATTCTGGCTTCCATGCTGATGTTTCCGCTACTGGTAATCCTGGCCATGGCCCTGTCTATCATCGGCGGCTACCTGGCCGGCTCCCTCACCGGGGCCTTGTCGGCGCAGGAGTACATTGAGGGCATTCGCACCGATTTCATTCCCTACAACATCGTTTTTGCCCTCATCAAATCGGTGGTTTTCGCCTTCTTGGTATCGGCCATTTCCTCGTTCAAGGGCTTCTTCACGCAGGGTGGAGCTTTGGAAGTTGGTAACGCCAGCACTACGGCCGTCAACAACTCCATTATTGCTATTCTGGTAGCCGATTTCGCCCTGGCTGCTCTCCTTCTCTAA
- a CDS encoding ABC transporter ATP-binding protein, whose product MIEVHNVQKSFDGNQVLKGINCTFETGKCNLLLGGSGTGKSVLLQCIVGLMQPDLGSITFDGTMFSNNKVQIRQEIRRKIGMLFQGSALFDSMTVYENVEFPLKMLTPEMSRQERRDRVEFCLKRVGLENAGTKMPSEISGGMKKRVGIARAIAPNCTYLFCDEPNSGLDPLTSIKIDELIHEITHEYGITTVVVTHDMNSVIEIGDHIIFLYKGQKLWDGNKDEILNAQVPELKEFIFSSSLVRAAKKVDDETEGGLAAATTDEAINI is encoded by the coding sequence ATGATTGAAGTTCATAACGTCCAGAAGTCCTTCGACGGCAACCAAGTGCTGAAAGGCATTAACTGCACGTTTGAAACCGGTAAGTGCAATTTGCTGCTGGGCGGCTCGGGCACGGGCAAATCGGTACTGTTGCAATGTATTGTGGGCCTGATGCAGCCCGACCTGGGCAGCATCACTTTTGATGGCACCATGTTCAGCAACAACAAGGTGCAGATCCGACAGGAAATCCGGCGCAAAATTGGTATGCTTTTCCAGGGCTCGGCCCTGTTCGACTCCATGACGGTGTACGAAAACGTGGAGTTTCCTCTCAAAATGCTCACCCCGGAGATGTCGCGCCAAGAACGCCGCGACCGGGTAGAATTCTGCCTGAAACGAGTGGGACTGGAAAATGCCGGCACCAAGATGCCTTCCGAAATTTCGGGCGGCATGAAGAAGCGGGTAGGTATTGCCCGGGCCATTGCTCCTAACTGTACCTATCTGTTCTGCGACGAGCCCAACTCTGGCCTTGACCCACTGACCAGCATCAAAATCGACGAGCTAATCCACGAAATCACCCATGAATACGGCATTACCACCGTGGTAGTGACCCACGATATGAACTCCGTCATCGAAATCGGGGACCATATCATCTTCCTTTACAAGGGCCAGAAGCTCTGGGACGGCAACAAGGACGAAATTCTCAATGCCCAGGTGCCCGAACTCAAGGAATTCATCTTTAGTAGCAGCCTTGTACGCGCTGCCAAGAAAGTGGACGATGAAACCGAAGGTGGCCTTGCCGCTGCTACTACCGACGAAGCCATTAATATTTAA
- a CDS encoding YfiT family bacillithiol transferase: METSSAASDLRYPIGQPVLPDEPLDRGARTAYLAHLATLPDQIRAAVAGLTPEQLDTSYRPNGWTVRQVIHHLPDSHLNAYTRFRLALTEDNPTIRPYDEAAWAELPDVAATPPAVSLALLEALHIRWVRLLRNLTEEQWQRTFYHPESKRTSTLDQVLVLYSWHGRHHLAHIANLIHREGWRR; encoded by the coding sequence ATGGAAACTAGTTCTGCTGCGTCTGATTTGCGCTATCCTATCGGCCAACCGGTGTTGCCCGATGAGCCGCTGGACAGGGGCGCGCGCACGGCGTATCTGGCGCACCTGGCTACGCTGCCCGACCAGATACGAGCTGCTGTAGCCGGCCTCACGCCTGAGCAACTCGATACCTCATACCGACCCAATGGCTGGACAGTGCGCCAGGTTATTCACCATCTGCCCGATTCGCACCTGAACGCCTATACCCGCTTCCGGCTGGCCCTGACGGAGGATAATCCTACTATCCGGCCCTACGATGAAGCGGCCTGGGCTGAACTCCCTGACGTGGCGGCCACACCGCCTGCCGTGTCGCTGGCGCTGCTGGAGGCGTTGCATATCCGGTGGGTACGCCTGTTGCGCAACCTCACCGAAGAGCAGTGGCAGCGCACGTTCTACCACCCTGAATCGAAACGCACATCTACCCTGGACCAAGTGCTGGTACTGTACTCCTGGCACGGCCGGCACCATCTGGCCCACATTGCGAACCTGATACACCGCGAAGGGTGGCGCCGATAG
- a CDS encoding bifunctional nuclease family protein, which yields MKKIPLEILGLSSSQSQSGSFALILGEKTGNRRLPIIIGMFEAQSIAIQIEKISPNRPLTHDLFKSFAEQLHVAVLEVLISDLKEGVFYSKIVCSDGATTFELDSRPSDAIAIGLRFGVPIFTVESVLSEAGIILSDLDENAEDADEDDDDDEDDDSGDRPVPSPAEPKEPSGQVSLDELTKMLAQALEREDYEKAAKIRDELNKRNG from the coding sequence GTGAAAAAAATACCGCTCGAAATCCTGGGCCTCTCGTCCAGCCAGTCGCAGTCGGGTTCCTTTGCCCTTATTCTGGGCGAGAAGACCGGCAACCGGCGTCTGCCGATTATCATCGGCATGTTTGAGGCGCAGAGCATTGCCATTCAGATAGAAAAAATCAGCCCGAACCGACCACTCACGCACGATTTGTTCAAATCCTTTGCTGAGCAGTTGCACGTAGCCGTGCTGGAAGTGCTGATTTCGGATTTGAAGGAGGGAGTGTTCTATTCTAAAATTGTGTGCTCCGACGGAGCCACCACCTTCGAACTGGATTCGCGGCCTTCGGATGCCATTGCCATTGGCCTACGGTTTGGGGTGCCCATCTTCACGGTGGAAAGCGTACTGAGCGAAGCCGGCATCATCCTCTCCGACCTGGATGAAAACGCGGAAGACGCGGACGAGGATGATGACGACGACGAGGATGACGATTCCGGCGACCGGCCCGTGCCGTCGCCCGCCGAGCCCAAGGAGCCCAGCGGCCAGGTTTCACTGGATGAGCTAACTAAAATGCTGGCTCAGGCCCTGGAGCGCGAGGATTACGAGAAAGCCGCTAAAATCCGCGACGAACTAAACAAGCGCAACGGATAA